One segment of Oncorhynchus keta strain PuntledgeMale-10-30-2019 unplaced genomic scaffold, Oket_V2 Un_contig_1599_pilon_pilon, whole genome shotgun sequence DNA contains the following:
- the LOC127919198 gene encoding uncharacterized protein LOC127919198 yields MSERGSFTKGDRDGVGQVEQLQQHLANFEPSSEQTEQQEEVAQQEPRKGERVRRLTEKGRELRDERWRQLEQRFRVSYEKWKALVKEAKLSLTGCCSEDLLEDLLNKISHTSTELNRVYVNLRQIDIPDNDIRRRVDTCEAVTMSIIKTVRCHLKGREEGQSNQIELHWKDSNSLCMSELSHKSSPNYQPSSASSQSQNNSKVNSRCSSVSSVKRQEAAAEVAANQAALEVMVKQERQLEELQRLEDEDKKRTAEQEAEAVKRSLEEARLRVKLEVENAARRRTLEDKRRELEHLEVLKKLNAAKARMQVYEQDENSEDEKRELLSNCKYVKEVMHRSGSFHSLSPQHVVTSTQQEDGTKTMFRLLAEAISESRLPIPEPVTFNGEPLSYTDWKVSFQTLIDRKNIPTTEKIYYLRKYVGGPAKKAIESYFMLGTESAYHAAWTILEERYGNKFFIAKSFRDKLNAWPTIGSKDSLELRDLVDFLRSCEAAMSQNKGLEVLNDCNENQKILAKLPDWLTSRWNRKVTDILEETEIFPSFSQFVKFLTREAKIACNPVTSLHALKPSEDGKLKTPRIQNPGARVLATNSDEKDTVTSCVFCEKSGHSLHKCWKFMDKPTAERQKFVQENKLCFGCLRPGHRSKDCDNRNTCDTCQRRHPSCLHEDRTKERLRDRKTSQDKGTRASSEAISNRVVRDINTHTSTIIPVWVSTTSEPDREVLVYALLDTQSDTTFILEETTKALNTRKEPVQLKLSTMASRNTTVPCQKLSGLQVRGFYLEKKIPLPTTYSREFIPANRDHIPTPETARAWSHLEHIAEEIAPQQSCDVGLLIGYNCSQALLPREIVSGKGNQPFAQRTDLGWSIVGYGNPCIDYGDPIGVSHRVIVRQVMPSLQSSSNLTNQVHYVCRTHAREVITTLDIIKTLESDFNERPAEEDLISQEDIRFLKKMKEGIRRKDNGHYEMPLPFKEERPNLPNNKTCAVHRLKCLERSLRRDKQYYKDYTAFMEETIACGDAEKVSKEEINKHPAWYIPHHGVYHPQKPGKIRVVFDCSAKFRETSLNDHLLTGPELTNTLLGILCRFRKGPVAIMCDVECMFHQFHVKAEDQDYLRFLWWENGDLESQPSAYRMKVHLFGAASSPGCANYGLKHLAAEGRGSFSEKSIQFIERNFYVDDGLTSVSSEAEAAQLGKEARELCSIGKLRLHKFISNSKEVIATIPKEERATGAKDLDMALGEPHMERALGVLWCVASDEFQFRVVVKERPLTRRGVLSTVASVYDPLGFVAPFVLVGKQILQRMCRDRIDWDDPLPDDLRSQWEFWLQGLQNLSEVRIQRSYLPSSFKEVQSYELHHFSDASTSGYGECSYLRTISTAGEVHCSLVMAKSRVAPSKVTTIPRLELSAAVVAVRTSDMLKKELEIQGLQEYFWTESKVVLGYINNEARRFHVFVANRIQRIKPPTQTEME; encoded by the coding sequence ATGTCAGAAAGAGGTAGTTTCACTAAAGgtgatagagatggggtgggtcAAGTTGAGCAGCTGCAGCAACACCTCGCAAACTTCGAGCCTTCATCAGAACAAACAGAGCAGCAGGAAGAGGTAGCACAACAAGAGCCACGAAAAGGTGAGAGGGTCCGCAGGTTAACTGAAAAGGGCAGAGAACTGCGCGACGAAAGGTGGAGACAGCTCGAACAACGTTTCAGGGTCAGCTATGAGAAGTGGAAGGCTCTGGTAAAGGAAGCAAAACTGTCACTGACAGGTTGTTGCTCTGAAGACCTACTAGAAGACCTCTTAAACAAGATTAGCCATACCTCTACAGAGCTAAACCGTGTCTATGTAAATTTGCGTCAAATCGACATTCCCGACAACGATATACGACGCAGAGTTGATACTTGTGAAGCAGTTACAATGTCTATTATCAAGACTGTAAGGTGTCATTTAAAAGGCAGGGAAGAAGGTCAAAGTAACCAGATAGAGTTGCACTGGAAGGACAGCAATTCCTTGTGCATGTCCGAACTCTCACATAAGTCAAGTCCCAACTATCAGCCCTCAAGTGCTTCCTCCCAGTCTCAAAACAACTCAAAGGTAAACTCCAGATGCTCAAGCGTGTCATCTGTCAAGAGACAAGAGGCTGCGGCGGAAGTTGCTGCTAACCAAGCAGCTTTAGAAGTAATGGTTAAGCAAGAACGCCAACTAGAAGAGCTTCAGCGACTCGAAGATGAAGATAAGAAGAGGACAGCGGAGCAAGAAGCTGAGGCTGTGAAACGCAGCTTAGAAGAAGCTAGGCTGCGAGTCAAGTTAGAGGTAGAAAATGCTGCCAGACGAAGGACACTAGAAGACAAGCGTAGAGAGTTAGAGCACCTAGAAGTGCTCAAGAAACTAAATGCTGCCAAGGCGCGAATGCAAGTGTATGAGCAAGATGAAAACTcagaggacgagaagagagaaCTACTCTCTAACTGCAAGTATGTGAAAGAAGTCATGCACAGAAGTGGCTCATTTCACAGTCTCTCACCACAACATGTTGTGACAAGCACACAGCAAGAAGATGGCAccaagaccatgttcaggttactAGCGGAAGCAATCAGTGAAAGCCGCCTCCCCATACCAGAACCAGTAACATTCAATGGAGAGCCTCTCTCGTACACTGACTGGAAGGTCTCTTTTCAGACTCTGATAGACAGGAAGAACATACCAACAACTGAGAAGATATATTACTTAAGAAAATATGTCGGTGGGCCTGCCAAGAAAGCCATCGAAAGTTACTTTATGTTAGGAACAGAATCAGCCTACCATGCTGCTTGGACCATTCTTGAAGAAAGGTACGGAAACAAATTCTTCATCGCCAAGTCTTTCAGAGATAAGCTCAATGCATGGCCTACGATAGGATCCAAGGACAGTCTTGAACTTAGAGACCTTGTAGACTTTCTTCGCAGCTGTGAAGCTGCTATGTCTCAGAATAAGGGCCTGGAGGTGCTTAATGACTGTAATGAAAACCAAAAGATCCTCGCTAAACTTCCAGATTGGCTAACTTCAAGATGGAATAGAAAGGTCACAGACATCTTAGAAGAAACGGAGATCTTTCCTAGCTTCAGTCAGTTTGTGAAGTTTCTCACAAGAGAAGCCAAGATTGCTTGCAATCCTGTAACATCCCTTCATGCTTTGAAACCAAGTGAAGATGGGAAACTTAAGACGCCAAGGATTCAAAACCCCGGAGCAAGGGTATTAGCAACTAACTCTGATGAGAAAGATACTGTTACTAGTTGTGTCTTCTGTGAGAAGTCAGGTCACAGTCTCCACAAATGCTGGAAGTTCATGGATAAGCCCACCGCAGAGCGACAGAAGTTTGTTCAAGAGAATAAATTGTGCTTTGGCTGTTTAAGGCCTGGCCATCGATCGAAAGATTGTGATAACAGGAACACCTGCGACACGTGTCAGAGGAGGCATCCATCCTGCCTGCACGAAGATCGTACTAAAGAAAGGTTAAGGGATAGGAAGACCTCACAAGATAAGGGGACAAGAGCGTCAAGTGAGGCCATATCTAACAGAGTCGTAAGGGACATTAACACTCACACCTCCACAATCATTCCAGTATGGGTGTCAACCACAAGTGAGCCAGATCGTGAAGTTCTTGTGTATGCACTTCTTGACACCCAGAGCGACACCACTTTTATCCTTGAAGAGACAACAAAGGCTCTCAATACAAGGAAGGAGCCAGTCCAACTGAAACTCTCTACAATGGCTTCAAGAAATACCACTGTGCCCTGCCAGAAGCTGTCTGGTTTGCAGGTTAGAGGGTTTTACTTGGAGAAGAAAATCCCTCTGCCAACGACCTACTCGAGAGAGTTTATTCCTGCAAACAGAGATCATATTCCTACTCCAGAGACTGCAAGAGCATGGTCTCATCTTGAACACATTGCAGAGGAGATTGCTCCtcaacagagctgtgatgtcggTCTCTTAATTGGCTACAACTGCTCCCAGGCTCTCCTTCCAAGAGAAATTGTGTCTGGTAAGGGAAATCAGCCTTTTGCTCAGAGAACAGATCTTGGCTGGAGCATAGTCGGCTATGGAAATCCATGTATCGACTATGGCGACCCTATTGGAGTGAGTCATCGGGTTATCGTTAGACAGGTGATGCCAAGCCTTCAATCTTCTTCCAACCTCACAAATCAAGTACACTATGTTTGTAGAACACATGCAAGAGAGGTAATCACAACACTGGACATTATCAAGACGCTTGAATCTGACTTCAACGAGAGACCTGCAGAAGAGGACCTCATATCTCAAGAGGATATCCGGTTCCTGAAGAAAATGAAAGAGGGCATCAGACGTAAGGACAATGGACATTATGAGATGCCGCTGCCGTTTAAGGAAGAAAGACCCAATCTGCCGAACAATAAAACATGTGCAGTTCACCGACTCAAGTGCCTGGAAAGGAGCCTAAGGAGAGACAAGCAGTACTACAAGGACTACACagcattcatggaagagactatAGCTTGTGGAGATGCTGAGAAGGTCTCTAAAGAGGAAATTAACAAGCATCCAGCATGGTATATCCCGCACCATGGAGTTTATCACCCACAAAAGCCTGGGAAGATACGAGTCGTCTTTGACTGCTCAGCTAAGTTTCGAGAGACGTCCTTGAATGATCATCTCCTTACCGGTCCAGAGTTGACAAACACATTGCTGGGCATCCTTTGTCGTTTTCGTAAGGGTCCAGTTGCAATCATGTGTGACGTAGAGTGCATGTTCCACCAGTTTCATGTGAAAGCAGAAGACCAAGATTATCTACGGTTCCTTTGGTGGGAGAACGGAGATCTAGAGTCTCAACCCTCAGCGTATCGTATGAAGGTCCACTTGTTCGGCGCAGCTTCATCTCCTGGTTGCGCCAACTATGGTCTCAAACATCTTGCTGCCGAAGGACGAGGAAGCTTCAGCGAGAAGTCTATCCAGTTCATAGAAAGGAACTTTTATGTTGATGATGGGTTGACGAGCGTATCGTCTGAAGCTGAAGCGGCCCAGCTGGGGAAAGAAGCAAGAGAGCTTTGCAGCATCGGCAAACTTCGGTTGCACAAGTTTATCTCTAACAGCAAGGAAGTTATAGCCACAATTCCCAAGGAAGAACGTGCCACGGGTGCCAAAGACCTGGATATGGCTCTGGGTGAACCACACATGGAGAGAGCGCttggtgtactgtggtgtgtcGCATCAGACGAGTTCCAGTTTAGAGTAGTTGTCAAGGAACGCCCACTCACAAGAAGAGGAGTGTTGTCTACAGTAGCCTCTGTATATGATCCGCTTGGGTTTGTGGCACCCTTTGTCCTGGTGGGGAAGCAGATCTTGCAGCGGATGTGTCGTGACAGAATCGACTGGGATGACCCCCTTCCAGATGACCTACGTTCCCAGTGGGAATTCTGGCTCCAAGGTCTACAAAACTTGTCTGAAGTAAGGATCCAACGAAGCTACTTGCCATCAAGTTTCAAGGAGGTGCAGAGTTATGAGCTCCATCACTTCTCCGACGCTAGTACCTCAGGTTATGGAGAGTGCTCATACCTCAGAACAATCAGCACCGCAGGAGAAGTTCATTGCTCCCTAGTTATGGCAAAGTCGAGAGTCGCCCCTTCCAAGGTTACGACCATACCACGACTGGAACTTTCAGCAGCGGTGGTAGCTGTTCGAACAAGTGACATGCTCAAAAAGGAGTTAGAGATACAAGGTCTACAGGAATACTTCTGGACAGAGTCGAAGGTAGTTCTTGGCTACATCAACAATGAAGCCAGAAGATTCCACGTCTTTGTAGCTAACCGTATTCAACGCATTAAACCTCCAACACAGACAGAAATGGAGTAA